The Streptosporangiales bacterium genomic interval GCGGTTCGGGTCTGGCTGGCTTCCGCTCAGCCGGCAAGGTAGGCCTCCAGACCGTGCCGGCCGCCCTCGCGGCCGTAACCGGACTCCTTGTACCCGCCGAACGGGCTCGCCGGGTCGAACTTGTTGAACGTGTTGGCCCACACCACGCCGGCGCGCAGCCGCTCGGCCATCCAGAGGATGCGCGAGCCCTTGTCGGTCCAGACGCCGGCGGACAGGCCGTACGGCGTGTTGTTGGCCTTCTCGACGGCCTCGGCCGGGGTGCGGAACGTCAGCACCGACAGCACCGGGCCGAAGATCTCCTCGCGCGCGATGCGGTGCGCCTGGGTGACGCCGGTGAACAGCGTGGGCGGGAACCAGTAGCCGTGCTCCGGCAGCTCGCATGGCGGCGACCAGATGTCGGCGCCCTCGGCCTGTCCGACCTCGCTCAGCGCGCGGATCCTGGCGAGCTGCTCGGCGCTGTTGATCGCGCCGATGTCAGTGTTCTTGTCGAGCGGGTCGCCGACCCGCAGCGTGCCCATCCGCGTGCGCAGCCGGTCGAGCACCTCGTCGTAGACGCTCTCCTGCACCAACAGCCGCGAGCCCGCGCAGCAGACGTGGCCCTGGTTGAAGAAGATGCCGTTGACGATCCCCTCGACGGCCTGGTCGATCGGGGCGTCGTCGAACACGACGTTGGCGGCCTTGCCGCCGAGCTCGAGCGTGACCTTCTTGGTGGTGCCGGCGACGCTCCTCGCGATCTGCCGGCCGACGTCGGTGGAGCCGGTGAACGCGACCTTGTCGACGCCGTCGTGCCCGACGAGGGCGGCGCCGGTCTCACCCGCGCCGGTGATGATGTTGACGACGCCCGGAGGCAGCTCGGCCTGCCGGCAGATGTCGGCGAACGCGAGCGCCGTCAGCGGCGTGGTCTCCGCCGGCTTGAGCACGACCGTGTTGCCGCACGCGAGGGCGGGCGCGATCTTCCACGAGAGCATCAGCAGCGGGAAGTTCCACGGGATCACCTGCGCGGCCACGCCGAGCGGCCGCGGGTCGGCGCCGAAGCCCGCGTACGGCAGCTTGTCGGCCCAGCCGGCGTAGGAGAAGAACCACGCCGCCACGAGCGGGATGTCGACGTCGCGCGACTCGCGGATCGGCTTGCCGTTGTCGATGGACTCGAGCACGGCGAGCTCGCGGGCACGCTCCTGGATGATGCGGGCGATCCGGTACAGGTACTTCGCGCGGTCGCGCCCGGGCATCGGTCCCCACACGCGGTCGTACGCCCGTCGCGCGGCGCGGACGGCCCGGTCGACGTCGGCGGGGCCCGCGGCCGACACCTCCGCGAGCACCTCCTCCGACGCCGGGTTGACGGTCTTGAAGGACTGCCCGTCGGTGGCGTCGACGAACTCCCCGTCGACGAACAGCCCGTAGTGCGACCTGATGTCGACGACGGCCGCCGACTCGGGTGCGGGGGCGTACTCGAATGGGGGCATGGGATCAGTCCAGGGTGAAGTAGTCGGAGCCGGAGTAGCGGCCGGTGGCGAGCTTCTGGCGTTGCATGAGGAGGTCGTTGAGGAGGCTCGACGCGCCGAACCTGAACCAGGTCGGGCTGAGCCAGTCCTCGCCTGCGGTCTCGTTGACGGTCACCAGGTAGCGGATGGCGTCCTTGGAGGTGCGGATGCCGCCGGCGGGCTTGACGCCGACCTGGCGGCCGGTCGCGGTGCGGAAGTCGCGGACGGCCTCGAGCATCACCAGCGTCACCGGCAGCGTCGCAGCCGGTTGGACCTTGCCCGTGCTGGTCTTGATGAAGTCGGCGCCGGCCAGCATCGCGAGCCAGGACGCGCGACGGACGTTGTCGTACGTCGTCAGCTCGCCGGTCTCGAGGATCACCTTGAGGTGGGCCGCGCCGCAGGCCTGCTTCACGGCGACGATCTCGTCGTGGACGGCGAGGTGGTGACCGGAGAGGAACGCGCCCCTGTCGATGACCATGTCGACCTCGTCGGCGCCCGCCGTCACCGCCTCCGCGACGTCGGCGAGCTTCACCGAGCGGGCCGCGCGCCCGGAGGGGAAGGACGTCGCGACGCTCGCGACGTTGACACCGCTGCCGGCGAGCGCGTGGGTCGCCGTCGCCACGAGATCGGGGTAGACGCACACGGCGGCCACGTGCGGCACGTCGGACGCGGTGGGGTCGGGGCGCACCGCCTTCGCGCACAGTGCGCGGACCTTGCCCGCCGTGTCCTGGCCCTCGAGCGTGGTGAGGTCGACCATCGAGATGGCGAGGTCGATGGCGTACGCCTTCGCCGTCGTCTTGATCGAACGCGTGCCCAGCCGGGCGGCGCGCTCCTCGGCGCCCACCTGGTCGACGCCCGGCAGGCCGTGCAGGAAGCGCCGCAGGGACGACTCCGACGCCGTGACGTCGTCGAGCGCATGGGTTGTGGTGGCCACGGCGCCAGCGTAGCGCCGTCGACCCGTCCGCGCGGACGGTGCGCCGTGCGACAATCGGCCCGTGACCAGCAAGCCGCCTGACGAGGACCACGTCGACGAGAAGTCGAAGGTGGGCTGGATCTTCGGTTGGGTGTGGATGGCGTTCGCCGTCTTCAACGTGGTCGACATCCTCCGCCACCCGTGGGACCGCGGCAGCGCGTACGCCGGCTCGATCCTGCTCTTCGTCAGCGGCCTGGTGTGGGTGATCTCGCTACGGCCACGGCTGCGCGCCGACCCCGACCGCGTGCTGATGCGCAACCCACTGCGCGACATCGAGATCCCCTGGGGAGCGGTCGACGAGATCGGCTCGCAGGACACGGTGCGGGTCGAGACGGCGAACCGGCGCTACCACTCGTGGGTCGGCCACGTGCCGAACTGGCGGCGCTCGTCGTTCCGCAACCGGGCGCGCCCGCGGGTGCCCGACCGGGCCGGCTCCGGCGGCAAGCCCGCCGGCGCGGAGGCCCACGCCGAGGAGATCGCGCGACGCACCGAGTCCGACCTGCTGGTCCAGCGGCTCCGCGACATGTCCGACAGGTTCGGCCGCAGGTCGCGGGAGGCCGGCCATACGGCGGAGTCGGTGCGCTGGTCGTGGCTCTCGATCGGGGTGCTCGCCGGCCCCGCGGTGCTCGTGCTCGTCAGCTTCCTCGTCCCCTGAGGTGCGTCACCCAGCGTGCACGAAAGGGGCGCACATGGTGACGCCCCGCCGCCGGTCGCGCCGAACCGAGGCGTCTTCCGCCCGTCGCTCGTAAGGTCCTACGGACCCCGAGCGAGAGGCCCCTTCCATGCGTTCGCCGTCCAGGTCCCTTGGTGTGCTGTCCCTCGGTGTGGCAGCCGCGGTGCTCCTCCCCGCCACCGCGTCCGCCGACACCGGTGCCGACGCCGCCGCGGCCGCGATCTGCGCCGCCCCGGTGACCGACTCCGCGGCCGCCCCGGCCGCGCTCGTCGTCGGCACCACCGACGTGAAGTGGCTGACCTACACGGTGTGGACGGACACGGCGTGCGACGTCGACCTCGTCGACGTCGCCTTCTTCCACTCCGGCGAGCCGGTCAACGAGAAGAGCATGCGCGTCGCGAAGGCCGAGCGCACGGATGCCGCCGCGTCGGGTGAGGAATGGACGTTCAACGTCGCGTTCGACCCGGCCGACCTCGACAACGCCGACGCCGGCACGCTGACCACCACGATCACCGCGACCGCCACCGACGGCACGTCGTGGTCGGGCGCGGGCAAGGGCTTCACCATGAAGCGGTGGCCGCGGGTCACCAACAACGCCACGCCCGAGCCGGTGGCGAAGGGGAAGACCATCACGATCGCCGGCAAGCTGAGCCGGGCGAACTGGGACAGCTACGAGTACCACGGCTACACCGGCCAGAAGGTCGCGCTCCAGTTCCGCACGACCACCGGGTCGTACGCGACCGTCAAGACCCTCACCACGCCGTCCGGCGGGGCGCTCAGGACGACGGTGACGGCGTCGCGCGACGGCTGCTTCCGCTTCTCCTTCGCCGGCAGCTCGACGACCGGCCCGATCAACGGCGCCGGCGACTGCGTCGACGTCCGCTAGTGTCCGCAGGACACTAGCGTCAGGACACTAGGCGGGGAAGCCGGCGGCCTTCGCCAGGTCGGCCGCCAGGGCGGTGAGCCGCTCGTCGGCCCGTTCGCGCGCGGTGGTGACGTCGGTCTCGACGGGCACCACGACCTCGAGGTAGCACTTGAGCTTCGGCTCGGTGCCGGACGGGCGGACGACGATGCGTGCCTGCTCGCCGAGGCGGAAGCGCAGCCCCGGCGTGGGCGGCACGCCGGCGCCGCCGGCGTCGAGGTCGTCGACCGAGGTGACCGCGAGCCCCGCCAGCGTGCGCGGCGGATCGGCGCGGAGCCGGTCGAGCATCTCCTCGCGCTCCGCCAGGCGCCGCACGCGTACCGACAGCGGCCGCGTGGCGTGCAGGCCGTGCGCGACGGCGATCTCGTCGAGCAGGTCATCGAGCGTGCGACCCTCCGCGGCCAGCGTCGCCGCGAGCTCGCAGGCGAGCAGCGCGGCGCTGATGCCGTCCTTGTCGGCGACGGCGTCCGGGTCGACGCAGTAGCCGATCGCCTCCTCGTACGCGTACCGCAGGTCGGGCACGCGGGAGAGCCACTTGAAGCCGGTGAGGGTCTCCGCGTACGGCACGCCGGCCGCGGCCGCGAGCCGGCCGAGCAGCGTGGACGACACGATCGTCGCGGCGAACGCACCCGGGCGGTCGGGGTCGCGGCGCAGCAGGTGCGCGCCGAGCAGGGCGCCGAGCTCGTCGCCGCTCAGCGTCCGGTACGTGCCGTCGGGCCGTCGCACGGCCACCGCGCAGCGGTCGGCGTCGGGGTCGTTCGCCACCACCAGATCGGCGCCCGACTCCACCGCCGTGGCGACGGCGAGGTCGAGCGCGCCGGGCTCCTCGGGGTTGGGGAAGCCGACGGTGGGGAAGTCGGGATCCGGGTCGCCCTGCGCGGGGACGACGGCGGGCGGGTCGAACCCGGCGCGGGCGAGCACCGCGAGCATGACGTCGCGCCCGACGCCGTGCATCGGCGTGTACGCGAGGCGGAGCCGGCGTGGCGAGCGCGTCGAGACGAGCGACGCCACGCGCTCGACGTACGCGTCGACGAGGGTGTCGTCGAGGGTGGGCCAGGCGGTGCCCTTCGGCAGCTCGGTCACCCGCCCGACCTTGGCGATCTCGGCGGAGATGCCGGCGTCGGCGGGCGGCACGATCTGCCGTCCGTCACCGAGGTAGACCTTGTAGCCGTTGTCCTGCGGGGGGTTGTGGCTCGCCGTGACCATGATCCCGGCGACGGCGCCGAGGTGGCGGACGGCGTACGCGAGCACCGGCGTCGGCAGCGGGCGGGGGAGCAGCAGCGGGGTGAAGCCCGCACCGGCGAGGACGTCGGCCGTGTCGCGGGCGAAGACGTCGGACTTGTGCCTGGCGTCGTACCCGATCGCCACGCGGCCCGTCGTCCCGCTCGCGCGGAGGTACGCGGCCACGCCAGCGGCGGCGCGTTGCACGACCACGCGGTTCATCCGGTTGGGGCCCGCACCGAGCGCGCCGCGCAGCCCGGCGGTGCCGAACGCGAGGGTGCCGTCGAAGCGCGCGGCGAGCCCACCGGCGTCACCGGAGCCGACCAGGGCCGCGAGCTCGGCGCGGGTGTCGGGGTCGGGGTCGTCGTCGAGCCACGCGCGCGCCGCGCGGACGAGCTCGTCGAGGCGTTCGGCGTCGGCCCCCGGCCCCGGGACGTCAGCCGGGGAGGTCGGGGTGTTCACAGCGCACCACTTCGGCGAGCAGCCTGCCCATCCGGGCGGACGCGCGGCGACCCGTCTGCAGCACGTCGTCGTGGTCGAGCGCGTCACCGAGCCCCGCCGCGAGGTTGGTGACCAGCGAGATGCCGAGGACCTCGGCGCCCGCGTCGCGGGCGGCGATCGCCTCGAGCACCGTCGACATGCCGACGAGGTCGGCGCCCATGCCGCGGAGCATCCTGATCTCCGCCGGCGTCTCGTAGTGCGGGCCGGGCATGCCGGCGTAGACGCCCTCCTCGAGCGACGGGTCGATCCGCCGGCACACGTCGCGCAGCCGTGCCGAGTAGAGGTCGGTGAGGTCGACGAACCGCGCGCCCCTGACCGGTGACAGCGCCGTCAGGTTGAGGTGGTCGCGGACCAGGACGGGCTCACCGACGATGTACGACTCTCGGACGGCGCCCGACGCGTTGGTCAGCACGATGATCTTGCAGCCGGCGGCGACCGCCGTGCGGACGCCGTGGACGACGGGGTCGACGCCGTGGCCCTCGTACAGGTGGGTGCGCCCGACGAAGGCGAGCACCTCACGCTTGTCGGCGCGCAGCGCGCGGATGGTGCCCGCGTGGCCGGTGGCGGCCTGGCGCTGGAACCCGGGCAGCTCCGTCGCGAGGAACTCGCGCCTCGTCTCGCCGAGCATGTCGACGGCGGGACGCCAGCCGGAGCCGAGGACGACGGCGACGTCGAACGCGGGGACCTCGGTCATCTCGTGCAGGCGTTTGGCGGCCGACCGCGCGGTCGTGTGCGGGTCGAACCAGTTCTGCTCTCCCATTCGGCCGAGACTAGATGATCGATCCGCGCCGGTGGGCGGCCCCGGTCGAGGTCACGGCGCTGCTACGTCGGTATGCCGCTGGGTGACCCGTCCGGGCCGAAATGTCCCCCGTCTTTGGCTGGCTCCGCGCGTCAGCGGCAGGGGCGGGCGCGCAGTGACGCGATGTAGTCGTCGGGCGCGCCGGCACGGGTGGCGGCCTCGGCGATGATGTCGACGTACCTGGCCGAGGGCAGCCCGCCCTCGTAGCCGTCGAGCACGTGGATCCAGGCGAGCACCTGGCCGTCGAGGGTGTCGACGCGCACCCGGATCTTCTTGTAGATGCCGAGGTCGCTGCCCTCCCAGCTGTCGAGCTGTGCGCCGTCGGCGGGAGCGACGTCGTACAGCATGACGAAGACCTGGCCGACCGGGTCCTCGACCACGGTGGCGAGCGCGCCGTCGAAGCCGCGGTCCTCGGAGCCGAAGCCGAGCCGCCAGCCGGTGAGCCAGCCGCTGCCGCGCGCGGGGGAGTGCGGGGCCCGCAGCAGCATCTGCTTGGGGTCCATGTTGCTGCCGTAGGCGGCGTAGAGCGTCACGAGAGTCCCTCCGCGGGGCGAGCGATGCGAAGGCGGCGGTGCCGGGGTGCGAACATCATGACGGGACCAGGGTACGGCCTCCGGCCCTCGCGGGACGGGAGAATGCGCCGGTGACACGCGACCGAGGTTGCGTGCGGGCCCGGCGCGTGGGGTGGCCATACTGGCGGGCGGAGGCGGCGCAGCGCGTCGTGATGCGATCGGGACGGGAGCTCACGTGACGAAGGTCGCAATCGTCGGCGGTGGCCCTGGCGGGTACGAGGCGGCGCTGGTCGCCGCCCAGCTCGGCGCGGAGGCCACGCTGATCGAACGGGACGGTGCGGGCGGTGCCTGCGTGCTCGCGGACTGCGTGCCGTCCAAGACCCTCATCGCGACGGCAGAGACGATGCACAGCCTCGAGCAGGCACCCGACCTCGGCCTGCGTCTCGACCGGGACGACGACCCCGCCAAGCCGGTGGGTGTCGACAACGCCAGGGTCAACCGCCGGGTCAAGGACCTGGCCCTAGCGCAGTCCGCCGACATCGCCACCCGGGTGACCGACGCGGGCGTCGAGCTGATCCGCGACACCGGGCGGGTACTCGGGCCCGGGCGCGTGGAGGTCGGCGGTCGCGAGATCGCCGCCGACGTCGTGCTGGTCGCGGTGGGTGCGCAGCCGCGCCGGCTGCCGGGCGCGGAGGTCGACGGCGAGCGCATCCTCGACTGGCGGCAGGTGTACGACCTGCCGGAGCAGCCGGAGGAGCTCGTCGTGGTGGGCTCGGGCGTCACCGG includes:
- a CDS encoding gamma-glutamylcyclotransferase, producing MTLYAAYGSNMDPKQMLLRAPHSPARGSGWLTGWRLGFGSEDRGFDGALATVVEDPVGQVFVMLYDVAPADGAQLDSWEGSDLGIYKKIRVRVDTLDGQVLAWIHVLDGYEGGLPSARYVDIIAEAATRAGAPDDYIASLRARPCR
- a CDS encoding aldehyde dehydrogenase family protein; its protein translation is MPPFEYAPAPESAAVVDIRSHYGLFVDGEFVDATDGQSFKTVNPASEEVLAEVSAAGPADVDRAVRAARRAYDRVWGPMPGRDRAKYLYRIARIIQERARELAVLESIDNGKPIRESRDVDIPLVAAWFFSYAGWADKLPYAGFGADPRPLGVAAQVIPWNFPLLMLSWKIAPALACGNTVVLKPAETTPLTALAFADICRQAELPPGVVNIITGAGETGAALVGHDGVDKVAFTGSTDVGRQIARSVAGTTKKVTLELGGKAANVVFDDAPIDQAVEGIVNGIFFNQGHVCCAGSRLLVQESVYDEVLDRLRTRMGTLRVGDPLDKNTDIGAINSAEQLARIRALSEVGQAEGADIWSPPCELPEHGYWFPPTLFTGVTQAHRIAREEIFGPVLSVLTFRTPAEAVEKANNTPYGLSAGVWTDKGSRILWMAERLRAGVVWANTFNKFDPASPFGGYKESGYGREGGRHGLEAYLAG
- a CDS encoding phospho-sugar mutase — encoded protein: MNTPTSPADVPGPGADAERLDELVRAARAWLDDDPDPDTRAELAALVGSGDAGGLAARFDGTLAFGTAGLRGALGAGPNRMNRVVVQRAAAGVAAYLRASGTTGRVAIGYDARHKSDVFARDTADVLAGAGFTPLLLPRPLPTPVLAYAVRHLGAVAGIMVTASHNPPQDNGYKVYLGDGRQIVPPADAGISAEIAKVGRVTELPKGTAWPTLDDTLVDAYVERVASLVSTRSPRRLRLAYTPMHGVGRDVMLAVLARAGFDPPAVVPAQGDPDPDFPTVGFPNPEEPGALDLAVATAVESGADLVVANDPDADRCAVAVRRPDGTYRTLSGDELGALLGAHLLRRDPDRPGAFAATIVSSTLLGRLAAAAGVPYAETLTGFKWLSRVPDLRYAYEEAIGYCVDPDAVADKDGISAALLACELAATLAAEGRTLDDLLDEIAVAHGLHATRPLSVRVRRLAEREEMLDRLRADPPRTLAGLAVTSVDDLDAGGAGVPPTPGLRFRLGEQARIVVRPSGTEPKLKCYLEVVVPVETDVTTARERADERLTALAADLAKAAGFPA
- the deoC gene encoding deoxyribose-phosphate aldolase: MATTTHALDDVTASESSLRRFLHGLPGVDQVGAEERAARLGTRSIKTTAKAYAIDLAISMVDLTTLEGQDTAGKVRALCAKAVRPDPTASDVPHVAAVCVYPDLVATATHALAGSGVNVASVATSFPSGRAARSVKLADVAEAVTAGADEVDMVIDRGAFLSGHHLAVHDEIVAVKQACGAAHLKVILETGELTTYDNVRRASWLAMLAGADFIKTSTGKVQPAATLPVTLVMLEAVRDFRTATGRQVGVKPAGGIRTSKDAIRYLVTVNETAGEDWLSPTWFRFGASSLLNDLLMQRQKLATGRYSGSDYFTLD
- a CDS encoding purine-nucleoside phosphorylase, encoding MGEQNWFDPHTTARSAAKRLHEMTEVPAFDVAVVLGSGWRPAVDMLGETRREFLATELPGFQRQAATGHAGTIRALRADKREVLAFVGRTHLYEGHGVDPVVHGVRTAVAAGCKIIVLTNASGAVRESYIVGEPVLVRDHLNLTALSPVRGARFVDLTDLYSARLRDVCRRIDPSLEEGVYAGMPGPHYETPAEIRMLRGMGADLVGMSTVLEAIAARDAGAEVLGISLVTNLAAGLGDALDHDDVLQTGRRASARMGRLLAEVVRCEHPDLPG